The proteins below come from a single Chrysoperla carnea chromosome 1, inChrCarn1.1, whole genome shotgun sequence genomic window:
- the LOC123297973 gene encoding aminopeptidase N-like — protein sequence MLKNAHTTTSIFIYCSVCIFWIINASTAAQNYRLPKSIVPEHYTININTYLDNEFKFNGYVVIKLKVVEPTNVIQLHSADLDIPFDEVKLLDNDENKIEIDSQSFDKEQEFYTITLNDYLKNDDKNYSLFIPFAGNLTEGLAGFYRSSYIDRATNEKKWLATTQFESTDARRAFPCFDEPEMKAKFKISLGHNSNYTAISNMPLEKSEETGEGWIVDYFQESVKMSTYLVAFIVSDFDFKNGDNITDTIFRVWARKDALDQVDYAASVGPKYLQFYEDYFDIKFPLPKQDMIAIPDFNAGAMENWGLITYRETALLYDPNISSASSQHRVASVIAHELAHQWFGNLVTMKWWTDLWLNEGFATFMAAKAIHAINPEWNSLNDENIENMIAIYKLDRLESSHPISVTIGHPSEIAQIFDVISYRKGSFILRMITLFLGEDVFRQGVSNYLRKYAYGNAVTDDLWAALSEEAHKRGVLQEGMDVKTIMDTWTVQTGYPLVTVTRNPDGGLEVNQERFVIGAKQRDTSCWWVPLSYTTAKSSDFNDTTPKDWLKCDSNAKQLPTTKLLEKGLPENDEWILLNIQSAGLYKVNYDDKNWDLLIKALIEDHNSIPVLNRVQLIDDSMDLANAGRLNYNVSLRLLTYLVAEDEYLAWNTALDHLNYLKIMLSRRAVFGLFTKYIKQLVTPIYEKVSYELAEKSIEAIKRQVLISAWACRFDIGDCQEQSAELFKNWMNSKNSDEVNPIPKDLRGVVYCTAIRKGGEKEWNFLWQKYLKSNVGSEKVTFLHALGCTSEQWILNRYLDWSLNSTSGIRKQDMIDVFGTVSNSPLGFYLAKDFLKSRITDLAEYLGQKSDRLTRYIKSLARQMHTPLELEELEKFTQKHENLLKDSSLGIQQALEGIRKNIDWQNKHYNEISTLFETMDKIERKI from the exons atgttaaaaaatgctCACACAACAacaagtatatttatatattgtagcGTATGTATCTTTTGGATTATAAATGCATCAACAGCCGCCCAAAATTATCGTCTTCCCAAATCAATAGTTCCTGaacattatacaataaatattaatacctATTTGgacaatgaatttaaatttaatggatATGTTGTAATTAAG TTAAAAGTTGTAGAACCAACAAATGTTATACAACTACATTCAGCCGATTTGGATATACCTTTCGATGAAGTGAAATTATTAGATAATGAtgagaataaaattgaaatagataGTCAATCTTTTGATAAAGAACAGgaattttatacaataacattaaatgactatttaaaaaatgatgataaaaattatagCCTGTTTATACCATTTGCTGGTAACTTAACAGAAGGTTTAGCTGGATTTTATCGTAGCAGTTATATAGATCGTGCTACAAATGAGAAAAAATGGCTAGCGACAACACAGTTTGAATCAACTGATGCTCGACGTGCATTCCCATGCTTCGACGAACCAGAAATGAAAGCTAAGTTTAAAATTAGCCTTGGACATAACAGTAACTATACAGCAATCAGTAATATGCCATTGGAAAAAAGCGAAGAAAC tggtgAGGGTTGGATTGTGGATTATTTCCAGGAATCAGTGAAAATGTCTACGTATTTGGTTGCATTTATTgtatccgattttgattttaaaaatggtgATAATATTACAGACACTATTTTTAGAGTTTGGGCGAGAAAAGATGCTCTCGATCAA GTAGATTATGCTGCAAGTGTTGgtccaaaatatttacaattctaCGAAGATTATTTCGACATCAAATTTCCATTACCTAAACAAGACATGATTGCCATACCTGATTTCAATGCTGGTGCTATGGAAAATTGGGGTTTAATTACATATCGTGAAACAGCATTACTCTACGATCCAAATATATCTTCTGCATCAAGTCAACATCGTGTTGCCAGTGTAATCGCTCATGAACTTGCCCACCAATGGTTTGGTAATTTAGTTACAATGAAATGGTGGACTGATTTATGGTTAAATGAAGGTTTTGCAACATTTATGGCTGCAAAAGCTATACATGCAATAAATCCTGAATGGAATTCATTAAacgatgaaaatattgaaaatatgatcgcaatttataaattagatCGATTAGAATCGTCACATCCGATATCCGTAACAATTGGTCATCCAAgtgaaattgcacaaatatttgaTGTAATCTCATATCGAAAAGGATCGTTTATATTACGAATGATTACGTTGTTCTTAGGCGAAGATGTATTCCGTCAAGGTGTTAgtaattatttacgaaaatatgcATACGGAAATGCTGTAACAGATGATTTATGGGCCGCGTTAAGTGAGGAAGCACATAAACGTGGCGTGTTACAGGAAGGTATGGATGTTAAAACCATTATGGATACATGGACTGTTCAAACTGGGTATCCATTAGTTACGGTCACACGTAACCCAGATGGTGGATTGGAAGTCAATCAAGAACGTTTTGTTATTGGTGCCAAACAACGTGATACATCTTGTTGGTGGGTACCATTAAGTTATACAACGGCAAAAAGTTCAGATTTTAATGATACGACTCCAAAAGACTGGTTGAAATGTGATTCAAATGCAAAACAGTTGCCTACTACAAAACTTTTGGAAAAAGGTTTACCGGAAAATGATGAATGGATTCTCTTAAATATTCAATCTGCag GActttataaagtaaattatgATGACAAAAATTGGGATTTGTTAATAAAAGCTTTGATAGAAGATCATAATTCCATACCAGTTTTAAATCGTGTACAATTAATTGATGATTCAATGGATTTAGCAAACGCTGGACgtttaaattataatgtttcATTAAGATTATTAACATATTTGGTAGCAGAAGATGAATATTTAGCATGGAACACGGCATTAGATCATTTgaactatttgaaaataatgttaaGTCGTCGGGCTGTTTTTGGATTGTTTACC aaatatataaaacaattggTTACaccaatttatgaaaaagtttcATATGAATTAGCCGAAAAATCAATCGAGGCTATCAAACGTCAGGTATTAATTAGTGCATGGGCATGTCGTTTTGACATTGGTGATTGTCAGGAACAGTCagctgaattatttaaaaattggatgAATAGTAAAAATTCAGATGAAGTTAACCC aaTTCCAAAAGATTTGCGAGGTGTTGTATATTGTACAgctatcagaaaaggtggcgaAAAAGAATGGAACTTCTTGtggcaaaaatatttaaaatcaaatgttGGATCAGAAAAAGTAACTTTCCTACATGCATTGGGATGCACTTCAGAACAGTGGATTTTAAATAG gtatttGGATTGGTCATTAAATTCTACATCTGGTATTCGAAAACAAGACATGATTGATGTATTTGGAACGGTTTCTAATAGTCCACTTGGATTTTATTTGGCAAAAGACTTTTTAAAATCAAGAATTACAGATTTAGCTGAATA ctTAGGACAGAAAAGCGATCGACTAACCAGATATATCAAGTCGTTAGCAAGACAAATGCATACACCACTTGAATTGGAAGAG